Proteins co-encoded in one Dehalogenimonas sp. WBC-2 genomic window:
- a CDS encoding DNA-binding response regulator: protein MKILIVEDDVAIVELVSLCLKVSWPDAIIIFSGLVEEGIELAKAESPDLIILDLGLPDKSGLELLKEVRKTSSVPIIILTVRNEESDVVRGLELGADDYITKPFRQMEFVSRAKALLRRQNTNDSNSPVNIGPFRFSGSRRQVGIDGKTIKLTTTEGKILYSLTQNNGKPVSHQDLSLTIWGEKTPDAANSIRVHIRNLRQKLKGVGLSDIVATKSGAGYFLRKLP from the coding sequence ATGAAAATCCTGATCGTCGAAGATGATGTCGCCATTGTGGAGTTGGTTAGCCTGTGTTTAAAGGTCAGCTGGCCGGATGCAATAATAATATTCAGCGGCCTGGTGGAAGAAGGCATAGAGCTTGCCAAGGCTGAATCACCGGATCTTATTATACTGGATTTAGGATTGCCCGATAAAAGCGGCCTGGAACTTCTTAAAGAGGTCCGCAAAACATCTTCAGTCCCGATAATAATTCTTACCGTACGAAATGAAGAATCAGATGTCGTCCGCGGACTGGAACTCGGGGCGGATGACTATATTACCAAGCCATTCCGCCAGATGGAATTCGTTTCCAGAGCCAAAGCTCTACTGCGTCGTCAAAATACTAACGATAGCAACTCACCGGTTAATATCGGCCCCTTCCGTTTTTCAGGCTCCCGGCGTCAGGTTGGTATTGATGGAAAGACTATTAAACTCACTACTACCGAAGGAAAAATTCTTTATAGCCTGACTCAAAATAATGGTAAACCGGTATCGCATCAGGATCTGTCGTTAACGATATGGGGTGAGAAAACGCCGGATGCGGCCAACTCTATCCGCGTTCATATTCGAAATTTACGCCAAAAACTAAAGGGTGTCGGTCTTTCAGATATCGTGGCCACCAAGTCAGGAGCCGGATATTTCCTTAGAAAATTGCCCTGA
- a CDS encoding NADH ubiquinone oxidoreductase (20 kDa subunit) has protein sequence MRPKVAFFDFTSCEGCQLDALNLEVGELLGLLGAVDIVNFREIKTDRSDDYDIAFIEGSITKESEIPRIQAIRNQAKVLVALGACACTGGINCMKNAYPMEDLLKGVYGECAEYYNTIPARPISAVVPVDAYIRGCPPTTAEFVKVVKSLLLSKRPDIPNYPVCTECRMAGNVCVFQRGGTCIGPVTRGGCEALCVSAGRFCWGCRGLVDDPNTNSEKDILARYGLTIDQILERFKIYNSYSEVSKCQS, from the coding sequence ATGAGACCTAAAGTGGCTTTTTTCGATTTCACCAGCTGCGAAGGCTGCCAGCTTGACGCCTTAAACTTGGAGGTCGGCGAGTTGTTAGGACTTCTGGGCGCAGTGGATATTGTCAATTTCCGTGAGATAAAGACTGACCGCTCCGATGACTACGATATTGCTTTCATTGAAGGCAGTATAACCAAGGAATCCGAAATCCCCCGCATTCAGGCTATCCGCAACCAGGCAAAAGTATTGGTAGCACTCGGTGCTTGTGCCTGTACCGGAGGCATTAACTGCATGAAAAATGCCTATCCTATGGAAGACCTCCTTAAAGGGGTTTACGGTGAATGCGCCGAGTACTATAACACTATCCCGGCACGCCCAATCAGCGCCGTGGTGCCGGTGGATGCTTACATACGTGGCTGTCCGCCAACCACTGCGGAATTCGTTAAAGTAGTTAAATCTCTCCTATTAAGCAAAAGACCGGATATCCCCAATTACCCGGTCTGCACCGAGTGCCGTATGGCCGGTAACGTCTGCGTCTTTCAACGCGGGGGTACCTGCATTGGACCTGTTACTCGTGGCGGTTGCGAGGCACTATGCGTCAGCGCCGGACGTTTCTGCTGGGGTTGCCGTGGCCTGGTGGATGATCCCAATACCAACTCTGAGAAAGACATCCTGGCACGTTACGGCCTCACTATAGATCAGATACTAGAACGTTTCAAAATTTACAACTCCTATTCGGAGGTCTCTAAATGTCAGAGCTAA
- a CDS encoding ornithine cyclodeaminase yields MTTLILTRKDISGLITMKETLKAVERSFTDYTLGRAIMPPKAYLTLETGDFRAMPAAIPGAAGMKWVNVHSGNATKGLPSVMGIIIYSDPYTGYPLAIMDGTQITAYRTGAAAAIASKYLALKDANSLGLIGTGNQADTQLMAHLEYFKFNEILVYDRSVEAAEKFKARHPKLPVKVTGLEIACNADIVCTLTPSRTPYLRREWLKYGAHVNAIGADAPGKQELEQAVLDGAMVVVDDIYQSTHAGELNVPIAQRLFSESQIFATLGELTSGQKQGRSNDSDITVFDSTGLAIQDIACAKLIYEKALSRNLGQFFDFIQN; encoded by the coding sequence ATGACTACTCTCATTCTTACCCGGAAAGATATCTCCGGGCTTATCACCATGAAGGAAACCTTAAAAGCTGTTGAACGATCCTTCACCGATTATACTTTAGGCAGGGCAATTATGCCGCCAAAAGCATACCTTACCCTTGAAACCGGGGATTTCCGCGCCATGCCTGCCGCCATACCTGGTGCTGCCGGAATGAAATGGGTTAACGTCCACTCAGGCAACGCAACAAAAGGGTTACCCAGCGTTATGGGTATCATTATCTATTCGGATCCGTACACCGGATACCCTTTGGCTATTATGGACGGCACACAAATTACCGCCTACCGTACCGGTGCTGCCGCTGCTATTGCCAGTAAATACCTGGCCCTGAAGGATGCCAACAGTCTGGGACTTATTGGCACTGGTAATCAGGCTGATACACAACTCATGGCCCACCTTGAATACTTCAAATTCAATGAAATCCTGGTTTATGACCGATCAGTCGAGGCCGCAGAAAAATTCAAGGCACGTCACCCTAAACTACCGGTCAAAGTTACAGGGTTGGAAATTGCCTGCAATGCCGATATAGTATGCACACTGACACCTTCACGGACGCCCTATCTCAGAAGAGAATGGCTTAAATATGGGGCTCACGTCAATGCCATCGGTGCCGATGCCCCAGGCAAACAAGAACTTGAACAGGCGGTATTGGATGGGGCGATGGTCGTTGTAGATGATATTTACCAATCCACTCACGCCGGAGAACTCAATGTCCCAATTGCCCAACGATTGTTTTCTGAAAGCCAGATATTTGCCACCCTGGGAGAATTAACCTCCGGTCAGAAACAGGGCAGATCCAATGATTCTGACATTACCGTTTTTGATTCCACCGGCTTGGCCATCCAGGATATCGCCTGTGCAAAGCTAATCTATGAAAAGGCGCTTTCGCGCAATTTAGGCCAATTTTTCGATTTCATTCAGAATTGA
- a CDS encoding glutamate N-acetyltransferase/N-acetylglutamate synthase codes for MTSAAGFKAGAIAAGIKKRMGEFDLVLLTSSQLANAAAVFTCNRFRAAPLLVSETHIGSGQAQAIIVNAGCANAGTGKDGYIDSQLMTQLAADKLRIDPARVLVASTGVIGVRLPMEKIKAGIENMNFSDDGGHDFARGIMTTDLVAKEIAVNVPEYGFTIGGCAKGSGMIHPDMATMLAFITTDAIMDSRLLKTTLKRAVDLSFNVISVDGDTSTNDSVFILANGASGSEIKKGTNAYLAFTRALKYVCVHLAKSIARDGEGATKLIELVVSGAASKLDARKVARTILSSPLVKTAVYGGDPNWGRILAAAGRSGSRFDPACVNLSIGNVEILKNGTLISFDKKTSAAQLQGKDIFIHLDLGLGQASVTGWGCDMSAEYIRINADYTT; via the coding sequence TTGACTTCTGCTGCAGGTTTTAAAGCAGGGGCAATTGCGGCTGGAATCAAGAAGAGGATGGGTGAGTTCGATTTAGTCCTTTTGACATCAAGTCAACTTGCGAACGCTGCTGCAGTGTTTACCTGTAACCGCTTTCGAGCGGCACCGTTGTTGGTTTCAGAAACACATATTGGTTCAGGTCAAGCGCAGGCAATTATCGTCAATGCCGGTTGCGCCAATGCTGGTACAGGTAAAGACGGTTACATTGATAGCCAGCTAATGACACAGTTAGCTGCTGACAAATTAAGAATTGACCCTGCAAGGGTTCTTGTTGCCAGTACCGGCGTTATCGGGGTTCGCTTACCGATGGAAAAGATCAAAGCCGGTATCGAAAACATGAACTTTTCAGACGATGGAGGTCATGATTTTGCTCGTGGGATTATGACTACTGATCTGGTGGCCAAAGAAATAGCGGTGAATGTTCCTGAATACGGTTTCACGATTGGTGGTTGTGCCAAAGGCTCTGGTATGATTCACCCGGACATGGCTACCATGCTGGCTTTTATTACCACCGACGCCATAATGGATAGTAGATTACTGAAAACCACTCTTAAGCGGGCGGTGGACTTATCTTTCAATGTTATTTCAGTTGACGGCGATACGTCAACCAACGACAGTGTTTTCATTCTAGCCAACGGGGCGTCGGGGAGTGAGATAAAAAAAGGGACAAACGCTTACCTGGCTTTTACCAGGGCGCTTAAATACGTGTGTGTGCATTTGGCAAAATCTATTGCTCGTGATGGAGAAGGCGCAACCAAGCTCATAGAACTAGTTGTTTCGGGTGCTGCTTCAAAATTGGATGCCAGAAAGGTAGCGCGGACTATACTGTCTTCTCCCCTGGTTAAAACTGCAGTCTATGGCGGTGACCCTAACTGGGGACGAATCCTCGCTGCTGCAGGCAGAAGTGGCAGCCGCTTTGACCCGGCATGTGTCAATTTATCGATAGGCAACGTGGAGATATTAAAGAACGGAACACTAATATCTTTTGACAAGAAAACAAGCGCAGCCCAACTGCAAGGCAAAGATATTTTTATCCACCTTGACCTTGGATTGGGGCAAGCATCAGTCACCGGTTGGGGCTGTGACATGAGCGCTGAATATATCAGGATCAACGCAGATTATACGACGTAG
- a CDS encoding acetylglutamate kinase codes for MNKTIVIKLGGSVLGSRDTSLEDVARLKLEGWYPVVVHGGGTVVNSWLKRLGIATKIVMGERVTDEDTIDVVAAVLSGLVNKEITALLLGLGVKAVGLSGVDGGLVSGKPRGTDWGYMGDVARVDPTVIKTLMDNDMVPVISPVSLNTDEDLVRLLNINADPVAGELAAALQAERLVFLTDVAGIRDAAGNHIKSISTIDAEMLVNTGVATGGMIPKIKAARRASAAGTTASIIDGRKPHILYDEITFGGTGTTLTI; via the coding sequence ATGAATAAGACTATTGTTATCAAATTGGGAGGGTCAGTACTGGGAAGCCGCGATACGTCTCTTGAAGATGTTGCCCGGCTTAAACTGGAAGGTTGGTATCCGGTAGTGGTCCATGGTGGCGGCACAGTGGTCAATAGTTGGTTGAAGCGCCTTGGCATTGCCACCAAGATTGTAATGGGTGAGCGTGTTACAGATGAAGATACCATCGATGTCGTGGCTGCGGTTCTTTCGGGTCTGGTAAACAAAGAAATTACAGCATTATTACTTGGTCTGGGGGTTAAGGCTGTAGGCCTTTCCGGGGTTGACGGTGGTCTGGTTTCTGGAAAACCCCGTGGAACTGATTGGGGTTATATGGGCGATGTGGCCCGAGTTGATCCGACTGTCATCAAAACACTCATGGATAATGATATGGTGCCGGTGATTTCACCAGTTTCTCTCAACACAGATGAAGACTTGGTGCGATTGTTAAATATCAATGCTGACCCTGTAGCGGGTGAATTGGCGGCTGCGCTACAAGCCGAGCGTTTGGTATTTTTAACCGATGTGGCTGGGATAAGAGATGCAGCCGGAAACCATATTAAATCAATTAGTACTATAGATGCAGAAATGCTGGTAAATACCGGTGTAGCTACCGGAGGCATGATACCCAAGATCAAAGCTGCTAGACGTGCTAGCGCTGCAGGTACTACTGCAAGTATTATTGACGGTAGAAAACCGCATATTCTTTATGATGAGATTACTTTTGGCGGTACAGGAACTACACTTACTATCTAG
- a CDS encoding permease-like protein (major facilitator superfamily) produces the protein MPENDLGISIPKSLFSGPLFRRFPPGIWLVTLIGVLNSAGFSLSLPFLSLYLHQQRDVPMTMVGLFILGSGLVAAAVQMYAGMLSDSLGRRPLILWSMFLSAFLYIVMAVMVNIDAPVWSIVAIYILVRSALMSSRPATSALVVDLMPKARLAEGYGLLRMGQNLGFGFGPVIGGYFWLATSYGWLFGGGAIISAIALGLTYFFLKESSASFNTEKVSFSAVLVTARDRTFLGFTIISIIAFMGLGQFISTLSVYTVDRIGFTTVQYGSLLTLNAILVVAMQYPVTRWVGKMTRATALLLGMMVYAVGYLSLGLVGAYGMALMAMAIITLGEVLFSPVSMAVVGELSPPSWRGRYQGFYGLAETLGISLGPTLGGVLLDSTAPDGRMALWAPIAGVIMLAGFAFYIWGKRQYRTPAIN, from the coding sequence TTGCCCGAAAATGACTTGGGTATAAGCATCCCCAAAAGCCTGTTTTCAGGCCCATTATTCCGGCGCTTTCCGCCTGGTATCTGGTTGGTTACTCTCATCGGGGTGTTAAACTCGGCGGGGTTTTCCCTTTCACTGCCGTTCCTCTCTCTGTACCTGCATCAACAACGCGACGTGCCCATGACAATGGTAGGGCTGTTTATTCTTGGGAGCGGCCTGGTTGCCGCTGCAGTACAGATGTATGCCGGAATGCTTTCAGACAGTCTTGGGCGGCGTCCGCTTATTCTCTGGAGCATGTTCTTAAGTGCATTCCTGTATATTGTTATGGCAGTAATGGTTAATATTGATGCTCCGGTATGGAGTATTGTGGCAATATATATATTGGTTCGCAGTGCTCTTATGTCGTCACGCCCGGCCACCTCGGCATTGGTTGTAGATTTGATGCCCAAGGCACGGTTGGCAGAGGGCTATGGTCTGCTTCGCATGGGTCAGAATCTGGGGTTTGGCTTCGGACCAGTCATCGGAGGCTATTTTTGGCTGGCGACATCTTACGGCTGGTTATTCGGTGGTGGAGCGATCATTAGCGCAATTGCACTGGGATTGACATACTTCTTTTTAAAGGAAAGCTCTGCTAGTTTTAATACAGAAAAGGTATCTTTCAGCGCCGTGTTGGTTACCGCGCGGGATCGGACTTTTCTAGGTTTCACAATAATCAGTATTATCGCTTTTATGGGATTAGGCCAATTCATAAGCACACTTTCTGTGTATACTGTCGATCGGATCGGATTCACTACGGTGCAGTATGGTTCGCTGCTGACGTTGAATGCTATCCTGGTGGTGGCTATGCAGTACCCTGTGACCAGATGGGTGGGTAAAATGACGCGGGCTACGGCGCTTTTGTTAGGCATGATGGTCTATGCTGTGGGTTACCTGTCGCTCGGATTGGTGGGTGCTTATGGCATGGCATTGATGGCTATGGCTATTATCACTTTAGGTGAAGTATTGTTTTCTCCAGTGAGTATGGCTGTTGTTGGTGAGCTATCACCGCCGAGTTGGCGTGGCCGGTATCAGGGTTTCTATGGTTTGGCAGAAACATTAGGCATTTCATTGGGACCGACACTTGGGGGAGTTCTCTTAGACAGTACCGCACCTGACGGGCGTATGGCCTTGTGGGCGCCGATAGCCGGGGTAATTATGTTAGCAGGGTTCGCGTTTTATATCTGGGGCAAACGACAATACAGAACTCCTGCTATTAACTAA
- a CDS encoding nickel-dependent hydrogenase large subunit produces MSELKIKVNQLTRVEGHGNIHLEATDGKLDRVLWEVTESPRFFEWMLKGRNYDDVSTISSRICGICSISHTTASLQATESAFGVKLTEQAWLLRKLLYNAEMLESHVLHVLFLIAPDFLGADSVIPLVATHGDIIVMAVRLKKLAYNLADILAGRKTHPITPIVGGWSKLPDIDELKAIRERLEKAMEDMDTMVAVVKSVAPMIPDFQRPTEYIALKDSKEYSFITGKIASSDGGTFPLEDYKQITNEFCVPHSSAKFAKHKRDSYMVGALSRFNLNSEQLLPKAKKAAKELGIKAPIHNPFFISVAQTVETVHAMEDAINIIDKLLARGLHEEEVKVKPRAGRGVGIVEAPRGILIHDYTYDESGNIVSANCIIPTGQNHLSIQKDFDALAPTILDKPEDEIRHTLEMLVRAYDPCISCSVH; encoded by the coding sequence ATGTCAGAGCTAAAAATCAAGGTTAACCAACTCACACGTGTCGAGGGGCACGGAAATATTCACTTGGAAGCTACCGATGGCAAGCTAGATAGAGTGCTGTGGGAAGTCACCGAATCACCCCGGTTCTTTGAGTGGATGCTCAAAGGCCGTAACTACGACGACGTGTCCACCATCTCCTCCCGCATCTGCGGCATCTGTTCCATTTCCCATACCACCGCCTCCCTCCAGGCCACCGAGTCTGCCTTCGGCGTTAAGCTGACCGAACAGGCATGGCTTCTCAGAAAACTTCTCTATAATGCCGAAATGCTAGAAAGCCACGTATTGCACGTGCTATTCCTCATCGCACCTGACTTCCTGGGAGCTGATTCGGTCATTCCCCTGGTGGCCACTCACGGCGATATTATCGTTATGGCGGTACGTTTGAAGAAACTGGCTTATAATCTGGCCGATATTCTTGCCGGACGCAAGACTCATCCCATCACCCCTATCGTCGGTGGCTGGAGCAAATTGCCAGACATTGACGAACTCAAAGCTATCCGCGAACGGTTGGAAAAAGCCATGGAAGATATGGACACCATGGTAGCCGTCGTCAAATCGGTGGCGCCAATGATCCCTGATTTCCAGCGTCCCACCGAATATATCGCCCTTAAAGACTCCAAGGAGTATTCCTTTATCACCGGCAAGATCGCCTCCAGCGATGGCGGTACTTTCCCCCTGGAAGATTATAAACAGATAACTAACGAGTTCTGCGTGCCTCATTCTTCGGCAAAATTTGCCAAGCACAAGCGGGATTCATATATGGTGGGAGCTCTATCCCGCTTCAACCTTAACTCCGAACAGCTTTTACCCAAAGCTAAAAAAGCTGCCAAAGAGTTAGGCATAAAAGCCCCTATCCATAACCCGTTCTTTATCTCCGTAGCACAGACGGTAGAAACTGTGCACGCCATGGAAGACGCTATCAATATCATCGATAAACTGTTAGCCAGAGGCCTCCATGAAGAAGAGGTCAAGGTCAAACCACGCGCCGGCCGCGGTGTCGGTATTGTAGAAGCGCCGCGCGGCATACTCATCCACGATTATACCTACGATGAGAGCGGCAACATCGTTTCGGCTAACTGCATCATTCCCACCGGTCAGAACCACCTGTCTATCCAGAAAGATTTCGACGCACTGGCACCTACCATCCTTGACAAACCCGAGGACGAAATCCGGCACACTCTGGAAATGCTGGTGCGCGCCTATGACCCATGTATCTCCTGTTCAGTCCATTAA
- a CDS encoding heterodisulfide reductase cytochrome reductase subunit, producing the protein MPENSVLIVDSDPATKDTAAWLKGAGFRVTTASTGEEALNLIDNQDFSVMLLDMRLPGKHGLGVLREVKVKRPWLQTIVTTDHPSVESATEALKQGAVDYLVKPVSPQDLAQLVKDTIKSAAKQKMAAVQIKSKAAPSKMLPQATFVISCDSLKNLVNSLIKEREAIGVKTKNGKFTYGKIKNYDELMLDYDVTVNPPTAFFIPACETILKYKLGDNPEIAPVTDITPRVLIGVHPDDINAINLLDEVFMTGNPDPNYTARRQNTLIIGVDVLTPQPTSFAPSMGSHLAESGFDLLLTDIGNVSYMVTVGSDAGAQVLAKYAQVREPTIAETARQKQVRDEALSKYRLFLDMPREKIPHLLENNYDNPYWMSRSEGCLNCGSCIMVCPTCFCFDVQDDISLNMIDGERVRKPDGCMLVDFSKVAAGANFRGDKMSRFRHRMYHKGKYILDRYGKFGCVGCGRCTVTCLAEIASPLEAYNSIADSEKNKEKARRTITNTRPQPDLYLPHLANIVKTTSLSNREKLFEFKLKDGTALGHRPGQFVEVYVFGIGESPISLTSSPTRDHTFEVAVRNVGNVTGALHRLEEGSAVGIRGPFGNGFPLEQMEGKDLLFIAGGIGIFPLRSLIQYVLDRREDYGKINLLFGSRSPSERVFADDMAQWAAAPDVTLLETVDKGDETWTGNVGVITTLIPKIQFDPRRTVAVVVGPPIMYRFVINELKKRDVADDNIIVSLERKMKCGVGKCGNCQINGVYVCQEGPVFSMTRLRTLREAI; encoded by the coding sequence ATGCCGGAAAACTCAGTTCTTATCGTCGACAGCGATCCCGCTACCAAGGACACCGCCGCTTGGCTCAAAGGCGCTGGCTTTCGCGTAACTACCGCATCAACAGGTGAAGAAGCTCTAAACTTGATTGACAATCAGGATTTTAGCGTAATGCTTTTAGACATGCGACTACCAGGGAAACATGGACTGGGTGTGCTACGTGAAGTCAAAGTTAAACGTCCATGGCTACAGACTATTGTTACTACTGACCATCCCTCAGTTGAATCAGCGACTGAAGCCTTAAAACAAGGGGCTGTTGATTACCTGGTTAAACCGGTATCTCCCCAAGATCTAGCACAACTAGTTAAGGATACTATTAAATCGGCAGCCAAACAAAAAATGGCAGCCGTTCAAATCAAATCCAAGGCGGCACCTAGCAAAATGCTTCCTCAAGCCACCTTCGTGATTAGCTGTGACAGCCTTAAAAATTTGGTCAACAGTCTTATCAAAGAGCGTGAAGCTATCGGTGTGAAGACCAAGAATGGCAAATTCACTTATGGCAAGATCAAGAACTACGATGAACTAATGCTGGATTACGATGTCACTGTTAATCCCCCCACAGCCTTTTTTATCCCTGCCTGTGAGACCATTCTGAAATATAAACTCGGAGATAACCCTGAAATTGCACCAGTGACCGATATCACACCACGTGTCCTCATTGGTGTTCACCCTGATGACATTAATGCCATCAACCTCCTTGACGAAGTTTTCATGACTGGCAATCCTGATCCAAACTACACTGCCCGCAGGCAGAATACCCTCATCATCGGTGTGGACGTACTCACTCCGCAACCAACTTCTTTTGCCCCGAGTATGGGCTCACATCTGGCCGAAAGTGGTTTTGATTTACTGCTCACCGATATTGGTAATGTCAGTTATATGGTCACTGTTGGTTCCGATGCAGGGGCCCAGGTGCTGGCAAAATACGCTCAAGTACGTGAACCGACTATTGCCGAAACAGCACGTCAAAAACAGGTCAGGGATGAAGCATTATCCAAATACCGGCTCTTTTTGGATATGCCCAGAGAAAAGATCCCCCATCTTTTGGAAAACAATTACGACAATCCCTACTGGATGTCGCGGTCTGAGGGTTGTCTAAACTGCGGTTCTTGCATTATGGTCTGTCCCACCTGCTTTTGCTTTGATGTACAGGATGATATTTCACTGAACATGATTGACGGTGAGCGGGTTCGCAAACCCGATGGCTGTATGCTGGTTGATTTCTCAAAAGTGGCTGCCGGTGCCAACTTCCGGGGCGATAAAATGAGCCGTTTCCGCCACCGCATGTACCACAAAGGCAAGTATATCCTGGACCGGTACGGCAAATTCGGCTGTGTCGGTTGCGGCCGGTGCACCGTTACATGTCTGGCCGAAATCGCCAGCCCGCTTGAAGCATATAATTCCATCGCTGACAGCGAAAAGAACAAGGAAAAAGCGCGACGGACAATCACAAATACCCGCCCCCAGCCGGACCTTTATCTGCCGCACCTGGCCAACATAGTTAAAACTACGTCGCTTTCAAATCGGGAGAAGCTTTTTGAGTTTAAGCTCAAAGACGGCACTGCTCTCGGTCATCGGCCAGGGCAGTTCGTTGAGGTCTATGTCTTCGGGATCGGTGAATCACCCATCTCTCTGACTTCGTCACCCACTCGCGACCACACTTTTGAAGTGGCGGTGCGGAATGTCGGCAATGTCACCGGCGCACTGCACCGTCTTGAAGAGGGGTCTGCAGTGGGCATACGCGGCCCATTTGGTAACGGTTTTCCGCTGGAACAGATGGAAGGTAAGGATCTGCTTTTCATTGCCGGCGGCATTGGTATTTTTCCGTTGCGGTCCCTGATTCAATACGTCCTTGATCGGCGTGAAGATTACGGTAAAATCAACCTGTTGTTCGGCTCCCGTTCACCTTCTGAGCGCGTCTTCGCAGACGACATGGCTCAATGGGCCGCCGCTCCTGATGTTACTTTATTGGAAACTGTGGATAAAGGTGATGAGACCTGGACAGGCAACGTCGGCGTTATAACCACGCTTATCCCTAAAATTCAATTTGACCCCAGGCGAACAGTGGCTGTGGTGGTTGGGCCACCGATCATGTACCGCTTCGTCATCAACGAACTTAAAAAACGCGATGTGGCCGATGATAACATCATCGTCTCCTTGGAACGCAAGATGAAATGCGGTGTCGGTAAATGTGGTAACTGCCAGATCAACGGCGTATATGTCTGTCAGGAAGGCCCGGTTTTCAGTATGACCCGGCTACGAACTTTAAGGGAGGCCATCTAA
- a CDS encoding acetylornithine aminotransferase: MDWMGLEKRYFMHTVERAPLTIVKGVGSYVWDEHGRRYLDFVAGWAVNSLGHCHPVVVEAVRHQVGEIIQTSNHYYTKPQIQLAELLVKNSDLDKVFLCNSGAEASEGAVKLARRYGKLQLGGAYEVITTTGSFHGRTLAMVSASGQLKYQQPYTPLPSGFINVEYNNIEAIKQATTQTVCAVMLEPVQGEGGVNTPSPGYLKQVRDWCDEKGLVLILDEIQTGIGRTGSLFAYQNFNLCPDIMTLAKGLGGGLPIGAIMAKDKFSVFSVGEHGSTFGGNPVTCAAAYATVKFMIDHNIPQNACEMGQYLEGKLTNLKDKYDGVITQIRGKGLLLAVQFSRDIAKELASECLEQGLLVNDVKPNALRLMPALIISRSEIDEAVNLLDVALGRLISSRQG; encoded by the coding sequence ATGGACTGGATGGGGCTGGAAAAACGATACTTTATGCATACGGTGGAACGAGCACCGCTGACTATTGTCAAAGGTGTGGGCAGTTATGTTTGGGATGAACACGGACGACGCTATCTTGATTTTGTAGCTGGTTGGGCGGTGAATTCTTTAGGTCATTGTCATCCGGTTGTAGTGGAGGCGGTGAGGCATCAAGTTGGCGAGATCATTCAGACCTCGAATCATTATTATACCAAGCCCCAAATACAGTTAGCTGAACTCCTGGTTAAAAATAGCGATCTTGACAAGGTATTTCTATGTAATTCAGGAGCCGAAGCCTCTGAGGGGGCGGTAAAACTGGCAAGACGGTATGGGAAGCTGCAACTCGGCGGTGCTTATGAAGTTATCACAACAACTGGTTCTTTTCATGGTCGTACATTGGCTATGGTTTCGGCGTCCGGACAACTGAAGTACCAGCAACCATATACTCCGCTACCCTCGGGGTTCATAAACGTTGAATATAACAATATTGAAGCCATTAAGCAGGCGACGACACAAACCGTTTGCGCTGTGATGCTGGAGCCGGTGCAAGGTGAAGGTGGGGTTAACACCCCATCGCCTGGTTATCTTAAACAGGTTAGAGATTGGTGTGATGAAAAAGGCCTGGTTCTTATTCTTGACGAAATTCAGACAGGCATCGGGCGGACGGGGTCACTATTTGCTTATCAAAATTTCAATCTCTGCCCTGACATTATGACTCTGGCCAAAGGATTGGGCGGTGGTCTCCCAATTGGGGCTATTATGGCCAAGGACAAGTTTTCTGTTTTTTCTGTAGGAGAACACGGTTCTACTTTTGGTGGAAATCCGGTCACCTGTGCAGCCGCATATGCCACAGTTAAGTTCATGATTGATCATAATATACCCCAAAATGCCTGTGAAATGGGGCAGTATCTTGAGGGAAAACTCACAAATCTGAAAGACAAATATGATGGTGTTATTACTCAGATCCGTGGGAAAGGGTTACTTTTAGCCGTCCAGTTTAGCCGGGATATTGCTAAAGAACTTGCTTCTGAGTGTCTGGAACAGGGACTTTTAGTTAACGATGTCAAGCCAAATGCTCTGAGGTTGATGCCGGCATTAATTATCAGCCGAAGTGAAATTGATGAAGCCGTTAATTTATTAGATGTAGCCCTGGGACGGCTTATTTCCTCCCGACAAGGTTAA